CCCCAGATTCTTTTTGTTTATTTACATGATTTAAGTCCTATGAACGAAACACATTATTCCAATCTTGCAGGCCTAACGATTGCGAGTCACTTTCTATACCGTGCCTTGCATCAAGCTGCGAACTCAGAGTTTATCGACGCGCTATATCAAGATGCGTTGTTTGATGAATGGCCGGTTGAATTGAGTAATGACAAAGTCAATCGAGGACTAGAACTCTTAAAGGCTGAGCCTGAGTTAGCGGCACTAGGTCGTGATTATGCTCAATTGTTTGTTGGTCCAAATGCACTAACGGCTGCTCCTTGGGGCTCGGTGTATCTGACGGAAGAGCAAATCACTTGTGGTGAATCAACGTTAGCCATTCGTGACTTTTATCAAGCACATGGCATTGCCATTGACACGGGTGAGCGCGAGCCAGAAGACCATATTGGTATTATTTTTTCTTTTATCGCTTACCTTACGGATACGGCATTAGATGCACAAGTGGTAGAAGTGAGTCACAACGATAGCTTGCAGGCATTACAAACGTTTCTGACCGAGCATGTATTGCCATGGGCACCACGCTTTTGCCTGACGATGCGTGAAGCGGCGCAAACACCATTTTATCAAGGTATCAGCTATTTAGCAGAAGGTACCCTCGAGCAGTTAGCTCAATTGGTGGATGCAAAATATAAGTTGGTGAAGTTGTACCGATAATCGAGTAGGGCAAGACCTTGTATGCGAGATAAAGATCAGCGTTATTACCAAGCTCAACTCAACATGCAGCAATGCAGTCGTCGAGGTCTGTTTCGTGGCTTTTGGTCTGGCGTGAATAAATCGATGCAACAAAGTGAGCGCATGGTTTGTCGACCGGTGCCACGCCCACCCACCGCGGCGGATGAAGCAACGTTAAAAAGGCTGTGCAATCAATGCGGTCTGTGCGTTTCAGCTTGCCCGCAACGTGTAATCACACTCGTGAGCGGATTGCCTGAGCTGGCGCTAGATTCCAATAGCTGCACCGAGTGTGGGGAATGTCAGCGAGCGTGTTCAACGTTAGCGTTAGCGGCTTCGACCCAGCATACCGGGGCGCTGGCGACGATGTCGGGCATGTGCATTCGTCAAATGGGTGCCAGTTGCCAAGAATGTGTAGAAAGTTGTCCTCATCAAGCCATTGTCTTGAGCCCGAGAGGGATAACGATTGATAAAGAGAGTTGTAGTGGTTGTGGACAATGCAAAGTCGCTTGTCCTTCAAGTGCCATTCAGATGGGTATGAAGAGCTAATTGTGCAACAGTAGATGTAGAAACCGACCGAGGGGCATCCCTAAACGGTCGGTTTTGATTGTTATAGAAAACTCTCAATAGGCAATAGGCCGCTTAGCCACGCACCACTGCGTAGCAGCCATCCAGCATCCGGTTCACTATCCAGCACTTGATTGTTTTGGTAGTCATGCCAAATCAGATCACCATCTTTGATTTCAAGTTTGTAGGCACTGGTTTTTAGCAGTTCCAATAAGCCCTGCTCAGCTTCTGCGACATACTCTGGATGCTCAAATATCACTGCCATTTCAGTATTGAGCTCAGCTGAACGTGGGTCCATATTCATCGAGCCAACAAACATCTTGCGGCTATCCAATAGCATCACTTTAGCGTGCAAACTTGAGCGACTGCTGCCCGTGACACTCCATTGATGCTCAATCTTGGCTTTGGCTTTCATTTCCCATAATTCGACGCCACCCTCGAGAAGTTCTTCACGGTATTTCGCGTACCAGCCATGCACAGCAAATACATCATTTGAAGCGAGAGAGTTGGTCAATATGATGATTTTTTTGCCACTTTTTGCGGCTTTGGTGAGTGCTTGGGTACCTGTTTCAGTGGGTACAAAATACGGCGAAACGATGATGGCAGTATTTTGAACATCAGCCAGAAGTTGCGCCAAGCCATCAATCAACTGACTTTGCCCATTGTCGATTTTTTCCGGTAAATCGTAGAGTAAGACGCCTTCGCCCCAATTGAGTGCCAATTGGTTATCAATGATGTGTTGATAGAGTGGTAATGACTCAAAGCTGTATTGATCACTGGTAAACTTGTGCTCAATTTTTGATTCTTTGCGCCACTTTTCAATATCTTGTTGGTTTAAGGCGCGCTCGCTTTGGTGGATTTGTGCCATGGGGATGGCAAAATCGCTATTCCAATAATGGTCAAACTGAACTTGAGTTTGTTCAACGACGGGACCATGGATCAGCAAATCAAAGTCACCAAACTCAACATCAGATTGAAATGAAAAATATTCGTTACCGATATTTCGCCCGCCAACGATAGTGGCGACACCATCGGCTGTCAGCGACTTATTGTGCATACGACGATTCAGTCGGTCGCCATCGGTAATCCAAGAGAGCATACGTAGATAACGATGTTGATGTGGGTTAAAGAGACGGATTTCGATATTAGGATGGCCATTTAGATAGGCAATGGTACTGTCTTTACGACTTTGCATATCATCTAACAACAAGCGTACTTTGACGCCTCGTTCTGCTGCCTCAAAAATACGCCAAATGATTAGCTGGCTGGTTTCATCATCACGAAAGATGTAGTACTGCAAATCCAGAGACGTGGATGCTGATTCAATCAAAGCCAAGCGTGTTAGCAGCGCATCATGTCCTGTTCCAAGTGGGTAAAAACCGGAATAATGGGTCGGCGTGTTTGCTGGTGGTTGGAAAAACTCCGCCAGTGGTGAGGAGGCATCAAGTCCTGAATGATAACTTGCTACTTTTGGAGCAAGCGCTGCATTTGATTCACAGCCAATTAATAGTAAGGCGCTAAGCACCAGCGCAGAGCATCTTTTCAAGCCAAATCATCCTTTGAATAGCGTAAATCGATACGGTAACACATTTGTGTTTTTATTGGAGAGAGTAAAACAGGGGTTTTTGAACTGGATAGAAAAGTCGCAGTGATACAGTAACCACCTATACCCAAGTTGTTCCCACATCTTCAAACGATGACAGGGATCGAAATTCCATTGCTTGAAATCACTTGGGTATATTGTTTAGCGGTTACATTTGAAGATTAATGCGTGGTATTTGGGCCTTTGCGCACAAGGTCTTGGCCGTTTTTAAATACTTCTTCAGAGACCCAACGACCCAGTACAAGTTGGTGCTTGTCATCAAGTACGGCAACAAAGTGGCGACCGGTTGAGTTTTGTGTCGCCAGCGCTACGCCAGCAACATTTTGTAGGCCTAGAATACCGCTATCAATCGCGTGCAAAAATGCTTCTAATTCTTCTAGGGTATCGATAATTCTTTCGTCTTTAATCATGACTGAAATCTCAAGTATTACTTTGGGCGCTACTTTACCTATCCCACACTATAAAATCTATAGTTGTGCACCTTTAGAGGGTGGTAAGGCATCGTGCATCAGGCTTTGCGAGTCAAAGACTGTTCATTCGTTGGTTGATCCAGCAACCGATTTGCTTGATGGACATTGACGGTAAGTAGGTTGACCAGTTGTTGAAATTGCTCGACGTCAGGAATATTACCCGCTCGAACTTCATGTTCGATTTTTTGTGTTAGGTTGCCAAGATTGTCCAACTGTAAGTTGAACGCGACGCCTTTTAATGCGTGGAGGGTTTCGTGTAGTTCTTGTTTATTTCTGACACTAAAGGCCGCAATCAGTTGGTCAATGTAGCTTTCAAAATCATTGATCAGCGAAGTGACTAACTCGCTGTAGACGCTAGGGTCAATTTTGAGCTCTTCCAGCATCGCACTGTTCGTCAATTCTTCTTCTGTTAGACGTAGTTTCTCTAAGTTTTCCCGATGCAGTTGCACCACATTACTGGGTTGATGATGTTGCTCGATGCGATGATTGAAGTTGACTAAGGCATCATGAAAACTCTCTTTTTGCAGCGGCTTAGTGAGTACGTGGTCTGCGCCTGCAGCAATAAAATCATCATGCGCTTCTCGGAATACATCCGCAGTGTAAGCGAAGATCAGCGTTTTTAGTTTCAACTTCTCTCTGAGATAGCGAGTTGCCTCGATGCCATTCATCTCCGGCATATGGTTGTCCATCAAAATCAGGTCATAATTGTTTCGCTCTGCCATTTCGATCGCGATACGCCCATTTTCCGCAGTATCAACGTGGTGGCCTAGTTTAGAACAAAATCCTTTGGCAACAATGGCGTTCACTCGATTGTCATCCGCCAACAAAATTTTGAGTGATTTCTGATTTACCGCTACTTGATTGACTTGCACGCACTCTTGTTGACGTTGGCTATGCTGTTGGGTGCGTTGCTGGTCGATGGCTAATGGCAGAGTAATTTGAAAGCGGCTACCTTGGCCTAGGCGGCTGGTTAGTGTGAGCTCACCGTGCATGAGTTCAGTCATCTTTTTCACGATCGCGAGACCAAGGCCGCTACCACCAAACTGGCGAGTCGTTGAAGAATCGGCCTGTTCAAACGATAGAAAGATGGTTTCGTGTTTATGTTCATCAATACCAATACCGGTATCAATGACCGCGATCTGTAACTGTTGAGGTTCCTCAGAGGTTAAGGAAAATTCCAATGTGACATGGCCT
Above is a window of Vibrio taketomensis DNA encoding:
- a CDS encoding molecular chaperone is translated as MNETHYSNLAGLTIASHFLYRALHQAANSEFIDALYQDALFDEWPVELSNDKVNRGLELLKAEPELAALGRDYAQLFVGPNALTAAPWGSVYLTEEQITCGESTLAIRDFYQAHGIAIDTGEREPEDHIGIIFSFIAYLTDTALDAQVVEVSHNDSLQALQTFLTEHVLPWAPRFCLTMREAAQTPFYQGISYLAEGTLEQLAQLVDAKYKLVKLYR
- a CDS encoding 4Fe-4S binding protein, encoding MRDKDQRYYQAQLNMQQCSRRGLFRGFWSGVNKSMQQSERMVCRPVPRPPTAADEATLKRLCNQCGLCVSACPQRVITLVSGLPELALDSNSCTECGECQRACSTLALAASTQHTGALATMSGMCIRQMGASCQECVESCPHQAIVLSPRGITIDKESCSGCGQCKVACPSSAIQMGMKS
- a CDS encoding phospholipase D family protein, which codes for MKRCSALVLSALLLIGCESNAALAPKVASYHSGLDASSPLAEFFQPPANTPTHYSGFYPLGTGHDALLTRLALIESASTSLDLQYYIFRDDETSQLIIWRIFEAAERGVKVRLLLDDMQSRKDSTIAYLNGHPNIEIRLFNPHQHRYLRMLSWITDGDRLNRRMHNKSLTADGVATIVGGRNIGNEYFSFQSDVEFGDFDLLIHGPVVEQTQVQFDHYWNSDFAIPMAQIHQSERALNQQDIEKWRKESKIEHKFTSDQYSFESLPLYQHIIDNQLALNWGEGVLLYDLPEKIDNGQSQLIDGLAQLLADVQNTAIIVSPYFVPTETGTQALTKAAKSGKKIIILTNSLASNDVFAVHGWYAKYREELLEGGVELWEMKAKAKIEHQWSVTGSSRSSLHAKVMLLDSRKMFVGSMNMDPRSAELNTEMAVIFEHPEYVAEAEQGLLELLKTSAYKLEIKDGDLIWHDYQNNQVLDSEPDAGWLLRSGAWLSGLLPIESFL